The Saccharomonospora cyanea NA-134 genome includes a region encoding these proteins:
- a CDS encoding LysR family transcriptional regulator: MDERQFRAFVSIAEAGRMDVAAEALGYSQPAISYQIKCLETSLRAKLFTRDSTGARLTTQGQMLLPAARAVVTLFDSIKQTFNAPGPPESAARTVTTRNRVPAARGTARAAAVSRPRRPVEQ; encoded by the coding sequence ATGGACGAGCGACAGTTCCGCGCGTTCGTGTCGATCGCCGAGGCCGGACGAATGGACGTCGCGGCCGAGGCGCTGGGCTACTCGCAGCCTGCGATCAGCTACCAGATCAAGTGTCTGGAAACCAGTCTCCGCGCGAAGCTGTTCACTCGGGACTCCACCGGAGCAAGACTGACCACACAGGGGCAGATGTTGCTGCCCGCCGCGCGCGCGGTGGTCACGCTGTTCGACAGCATCAAGCAGACGTTCAACGCTCCCGGCCCCCCGGAGTCGGCCGCCAGGACGGTGACCACGCGCAACCGTGTTCCGGCCGCCCGGGGCACCGCACGCGCCGCGGCGGTCAGCCGCCCCCGCCGCCCCGTCGAGCAATAG